CGGCCCCGGCCTGCGCTGGGACGTGACCGACCCCGCCCAGCGGCGGGCCCGCTATGCGCTGCTGGCCGGGATCTGGGCCTTCTTCTGCGCGTTCAACTTCTGGCAGATCGGGCTGCTGCTCGGCTCGCTGGCCCTGTACTGGGGCATCAGCTCGCTGCGCGCCAAGCCGAAGCCGCGCGAGGACGGCTCGACCCCGCCGCCGGGCACGCCGAAGCCGCAGACGACGGCGGCGGTGGCGGGCGTGGTGACGGCGGGGCTCGCGCTGGCGATCATCGCGGCGACGTTCACGGTGCAGATCGTGTACCGCGACTACTACTCGTGCGTGGACGACGCCCTGACCCAGTCGGGCAAGATCGCCTGCAACGACAAGCTCCCCAAGTCCCTGGTGAACATCTTCGGCACGCAGTCGTAACAGGGGGCAGAGCCGCTCACGAGGTGGGCGGCTTCTCCTCGTCCGTCTCCGACGCCGCATCCGACGCCGTCTCCGACGCCGTCTCCGTCGCCGTCTCCGTCGCCGCATCCACCTCGGCCTCGGCCTCGGCAGGCTCAGGGGCGGGCACCTCCGCCACAGGTACGGGCTCGGGTTCGGGCTCCGGATCCGGCGTCGGTACGGACTCCACGACAGGCTCTGCGACCACCGTCGGCTGTTGCGGCGGGAACAGGGCCATCAGACCGCCCGAGGCCTCCTTCAGCGCCGTCCAGCGGCGCTCGCGCTCCTGGGTCTCGCCCTCCGCCGCCTCAGCCTTCAGGCCACGGCGGAAGCGCCACCAGCGCAGGCCCAGCGCCAACGGGACCCCCACGCCCGCCGTCCACACCAGTGCCGCCGCGCCCGTGCGCCACCACACCGGGCCGAACTCCGCCAGGTTCCCCGTGCCGAGCGGGCCGCCCGCCAGCGCCGCCAGCAGCGCCGCACCCGCCGCGCAGCCAGCAGCCGCCAGCGCTGCCACGGACGCCGTGTCGCGCAGGCCGCGGTCGGCTTCCGTACGTACGGAGAACCAGCCCACCACCACCCCGGCCGCCACCGGAACCAGCGCCACACCCCAGCCCAACCAGGACCCGCGCCCCTCCGCCGGGACCGCCGCCAGCAGCGGGAAGTGCGGCAGCGCGGGGTTCGTGGTCACCCCCAGGGGCGAGGCGGTCGCCCCGGCGCCGAGCGCAAAACCGGGCCCGAGCGCGTAGGCCGCCGCCCACACCGCCGCGTTCGGTACGAGGGCCAGCGCCAGCAGCAGCACCGCGAAACGGCCCGACCACACCCCCGTGAGCTGCAGAAACGCACTCTGCGCGGCCCCCGCGTGCCACACCAGCGCGCCCCCGAGCAGCAGCGCGCCACCGCCCACCAGGACCGCGACCCCGGCGGCCGCCGCCCGTACCGCGTCGCCCGCGTCGTCCGGCACCCACTCCGGCAGCGGCACCGGGGGCCGCCCCGCCGCCGTCCACACCCCGAGCCCGACCGTCCCCGCCACGACCACCGGCAGATGGAACGCCGCGCTCAGCGGTCCCGCCGCCAGCGGCCCGCCGAGGTCGTACAGCGCCACCACGCCCGCGACCAGCAGATATCCGCCCGACACCGCCCAGAAGGCGCCCCGCACGGACGCGACGGGCCGGCCCTCCTCCTGGTCCATGCAGTCGCGCGCGGCCCGGTACAGCAGCCAGATCGGCCCCACCGACAGCAGCAGCGGTACGACACCGACCGGCGCCGGCACCCCGGAGAGGGTGTCCGGCCTGGTCAGCTCGGTGCCGTGGGCGAGCAACCAGATCCCCGCGGCGACGTGCAGGGCCCCGTCGGGGCCGCTGTCGGGGTACGGGGAGCTGATCCACTCCACCATCACCAGCACGGCGAGCGCACCGAGCCCGACCCCCGCGGCGACGGCCCCGCGCAACGCGCAGTCGACAAGCGCGGCGGCACGACGACTCCGTACGGGGGCGGACGGCGGCAACAACGGGCTGCGATCGGTCACTTGGGTCACGGAGCCATGCTCCCAATGTCCGACACATTCGCGGCGCAACAGGCAAAGAGCCGTCGTGTCACTCAATATACGTTTATGTACTTTTCTGTCCGTCGTTCGATCACGGAGAGTCCTCATGACTGAACTGCCCTCCCCCAAGGAGCGGCGCAGGCTGCGCGAGGCGAAGTCCCTGACCGAGGAGCAGGTCGCGACGGCTGTCGGCGTCACCCGGGCGACCGTACGGTCCTGGGAGACCGGCCGGACCTCGCCGCGCGGCCGCAGGCTGGAGCAGTACGCGAAGCTGCTGCAGGCGGAGGTGGAGGCGGAGGAGCCGCAGGTCAAAGCCGTGGAGACCGCGCCCGCGCCCTCCCCCGCCCGCCCTCATCAGTCCCTCTCGCAGCACACCCGCCCCCGGCCCGCGGCCAAGCGCGCCGCCAAGCCGCCGGAGACCAGTCCGTCGCGCCACGCACAGCATCAGCAGGTGGTCCGCGTCATGGCGACCGCCGCCGCGCAGCCCTCCAAGCCCGTCGTACGGGCCTCGGCGGCGCCGCAGGCACCGGCACCGGCACCCGAG
The sequence above is drawn from the Streptomyces sp. NBC_01465 genome and encodes:
- a CDS encoding cell division protein PerM, whose translation is MTQVTDRSPLLPPSAPVRSRRAAALVDCALRGAVAAGVGLGALAVLVMVEWISSPYPDSGPDGALHVAAGIWLLAHGTELTRPDTLSGVPAPVGVVPLLLSVGPIWLLYRAARDCMDQEEGRPVASVRGAFWAVSGGYLLVAGVVALYDLGGPLAAGPLSAAFHLPVVVAGTVGLGVWTAAGRPPVPLPEWVPDDAGDAVRAAAAGVAVLVGGGALLLGGALVWHAGAAQSAFLQLTGVWSGRFAVLLLALALVPNAAVWAAAYALGPGFALGAGATASPLGVTTNPALPHFPLLAAVPAEGRGSWLGWGVALVPVAAGVVVGWFSVRTEADRGLRDTASVAALAAAGCAAGAALLAALAGGPLGTGNLAEFGPVWWRTGAAALVWTAGVGVPLALGLRWWRFRRGLKAEAAEGETQERERRWTALKEASGGLMALFPPQQPTVVAEPVVESVPTPDPEPEPEPVPVAEVPAPEPAEAEAEVDAATETATETASETASDAASETDEEKPPTS